A single region of the Pontimicrobium sp. SW4 genome encodes:
- a CDS encoding DUF58 domain-containing protein, with protein sequence MNLRDEVNKTSGFKNLELLAKEVVEGFIAGMHKSPFHGFSAEFAEHKIYNRGESTRHIDWKLFAKTDKLFTKRYDEETNLRCHIIVDNSSSMHYPELKQFSIDSLNKIGFSALAAASIMHILKKQRDAVGLSIYSDEYDYYSPEKGSERHHRMLLDQLANMVVSKSIKKMTNTYEYLHQIAEKIHRRSLIFLFTDMFQDGIDEVKLFDALRHLKYNKHEVILFHVMDKEKEFNFDFDNAPKRFVDVETGEHIDLYAENIKENYEKAVANYFEDIKLKCGQYQIKYVEADINESFNKILTTYMLERQKFV encoded by the coding sequence ATGAATTTAAGAGACGAAGTAAATAAAACATCAGGGTTTAAAAATCTAGAATTACTAGCAAAGGAAGTAGTTGAAGGCTTTATTGCAGGGATGCATAAAAGTCCGTTTCATGGGTTTTCTGCGGAATTTGCTGAACATAAAATATACAATCGTGGTGAGAGTACACGTCATATAGATTGGAAATTATTTGCAAAAACAGACAAGCTTTTTACAAAACGTTATGATGAAGAAACCAATTTACGATGTCATATTATAGTGGATAATAGTAGCTCAATGCACTATCCTGAGCTAAAGCAATTTTCAATCGATTCGTTGAACAAAATAGGTTTTTCAGCCTTAGCTGCCGCATCAATCATGCATATTTTAAAAAAGCAAAGAGATGCTGTTGGGCTAAGTATTTATAGCGATGAGTATGATTATTATTCACCAGAGAAAGGGAGTGAACGACATCATAGAATGCTGTTAGATCAGTTAGCCAATATGGTGGTTTCAAAATCTATTAAAAAAATGACTAATACTTACGAATACCTTCATCAAATAGCAGAAAAAATTCATAGACGTTCACTGATTTTTTTATTTACCGATATGTTTCAAGATGGTATTGATGAAGTGAAGCTTTTTGATGCATTAAGACATTTAAAGTATAATAAGCATGAAGTTATTTTGTTTCACGTGATGGATAAAGAAAAGGAATTCAATTTTGATTTTGATAATGCGCCTAAACGCTTTGTAGATGTAGAAACAGGCGAACATATAGACTTATACGCTGAAAATATTAAAGAGAATTATGAAAAAGCAGTTGCTAATTATTTTGAGGATATTAAACTAAAGTGTGGGCAGTATCAAATAAAATACGTTGAGGCTGATATAAATGAGAGTTTTAATAAAATACTCACTACCTATATGTTAGAACGACAAAAATTTGTTTAG
- a CDS encoding cysteine hydrolase — protein MKKVIVTLALLMGVTSAFAQLPDNEFDIDSVTAIVITDPQNDFLSPQGVTWGVVGESVTANNTVENLETLFKLAEANGIKVFISPHYYYKHDHHWQFEGALETLMHNINMFDRDDQLSTEGFEGSGADFLERYKKYIEKDFVTVVGPHKVFGPEQNDLSLQLRKQKIDKVILAGMSGNLCVEAHMRELIEDGFEVAVVGDATASAIIPGHDGNAAAQTNFRFIASHVYSTEELVNKLDK, from the coding sequence ATGAAAAAAGTAATTGTAACATTAGCACTACTTATGGGAGTTACAAGTGCATTTGCACAACTTCCAGACAATGAATTCGATATCGACAGTGTGACAGCTATTGTAATCACAGATCCACAAAACGATTTTTTAAGTCCACAAGGAGTAACTTGGGGTGTTGTTGGTGAAAGCGTGACTGCAAACAACACGGTTGAAAACTTAGAAACACTTTTTAAATTAGCTGAGGCTAATGGGATTAAAGTATTTATCTCTCCTCACTATTATTATAAACACGATCATCATTGGCAATTTGAAGGAGCCTTAGAAACATTAATGCATAACATTAATATGTTCGATCGTGATGACCAATTATCTACAGAAGGTTTTGAGGGTTCAGGAGCCGATTTCTTAGAGCGCTATAAAAAGTACATCGAAAAAGATTTTGTAACAGTTGTTGGGCCTCATAAAGTATTTGGACCAGAACAAAACGACTTAAGCTTGCAATTAAGAAAACAAAAAATCGACAAAGTTATTTTAGCTGGAATGTCTGGCAACTTATGTGTAGAAGCCCATATGAGAGAACTTATTGAGGACGGCTTTGAAGTAGCGGTAGTTGGCGATGCAACAGCATCGGCAATTATACCAGGGCATGATGGTAATGCAGCAGCTCAAACTAATTTCAGATTTATTGCAAGTCATGTATATAGTACTGAAGAACTTGTAAACAAATTAGATAAATAA
- a CDS encoding carboxymuconolactone decarboxylase family protein, translating to MSTISKIALEFKTIETADAISTKILEATKKGLGMIPNMYATMANNTALFDAYSHSYKTFRENAGFTSQEQEIIFLSIAFENECDYCMSAHSFVADKMSEVPTEVTNAIRDNTKIKDAKYKALSTFSRVMTAKRGNPSQEDIDAFLIAGYTENHILGVIAGIGVKTMSNYFNHVFDTPVDTAFLSRKWVKPN from the coding sequence ATGAGTACTATCTCAAAAATAGCTTTAGAGTTTAAAACAATTGAAACTGCAGATGCTATTTCTACCAAAATTTTGGAAGCAACAAAAAAAGGTTTGGGAATGATTCCTAACATGTACGCCACAATGGCCAACAATACAGCATTATTTGACGCGTATAGCCATTCGTATAAAACCTTTAGAGAAAATGCAGGATTTACATCTCAGGAGCAAGAAATTATTTTCTTATCTATTGCTTTTGAAAATGAATGTGACTATTGCATGTCGGCACATAGTTTTGTGGCAGATAAAATGAGTGAAGTACCAACTGAGGTTACTAACGCCATTAGAGACAACACAAAAATTAAAGATGCTAAATATAAAGCGTTAAGTACATTCAGCCGTGTGATGACTGCGAAGCGTGGAAATCCATCTCAAGAAGATATCGATGCCTTTTTAATTGCTGGTTATACTGAAAATCATATTCTAGGTGTAATTGCTGGTATAGGTGTAAAAACCATGAGTAATTATTTTAACCACGTATTTGATACTCCTGTAGATACAGCATTTTTAAGTAGAAAATGGGTGAAGCCTAATTAA
- a CDS encoding helix-turn-helix transcriptional regulator has product MKFIGNTNEYLQFMTLEKHDCTVFSEIIEGSLTILWFQGDANELVIDGKLYTFNKNQIVFLTEFHKVAVNHLESTRFLRFNRPFYCVIDHDTEVGCKGLLFFGASQLPIITIPEKDHLQFETLWTMFSIEMQSKDNLQIDMLQMMLKRYLILCTRLFKAQFQYPEEKMETDIVREFNFLVEQYFKTKHTVAEYAELLNKSPKTLSNIFSKLGSKTPLQYIQERKMLEARRLLRYTGMQVQEIAYKIGYDDIQTFSRFFKKQEGISPSVFKETM; this is encoded by the coding sequence ATGAAATTTATAGGAAACACCAATGAATACCTACAGTTTATGACTCTTGAAAAACACGATTGTACTGTGTTTTCAGAAATTATTGAAGGGAGCCTTACAATTTTATGGTTTCAAGGTGATGCTAATGAACTGGTTATAGATGGGAAGTTATATACTTTCAATAAAAACCAAATAGTTTTTCTTACGGAGTTTCACAAGGTGGCAGTAAATCATTTAGAATCTACACGTTTCTTAAGATTCAACAGACCATTTTATTGTGTCATCGATCATGACACTGAAGTTGGCTGTAAAGGATTATTATTTTTTGGTGCATCACAATTACCAATAATAACAATTCCAGAAAAGGATCACCTTCAATTTGAGACACTTTGGACTATGTTTAGTATAGAAATGCAATCTAAAGATAACTTACAAATTGATATGTTACAAATGATGTTAAAACGTTATTTAATTTTATGCACACGCTTATTTAAGGCCCAATTTCAATATCCAGAGGAAAAGATGGAAACTGATATAGTTAGAGAATTTAACTTTTTGGTTGAACAGTATTTCAAAACAAAACATACTGTTGCTGAATATGCTGAATTATTAAACAAATCACCAAAAACCTTATCGAATATTTTCTCTAAACTAGGCTCAAAAACTCCATTGCAATACATCCAAGAACGAAAAATGCTAGAAGCTCGTCGACTTTTACGTTATACTGGTATGCAAGTTCAGGAAATTGCTTATAAAATTGGCTATGATGATATTCAGACATTTAGTCGTTTTTTTAAGAAACAAGAAGGCATATCTCCATCAGTTTTTAAAGAAACCATGTAG
- the trxA gene encoding thioredoxin, with protein sequence MRTIENNDDYNQLIALEKPILLDFYAEWCGPCQTLLPTIDKLSKEYEGKVEVQKVNIDKNSELAAQFGVRSIPALFFLKNSKIVDRTNGLQLESVLREKLDALLD encoded by the coding sequence ATGAGAACTATAGAAAACAACGATGATTACAACCAATTAATTGCACTAGAAAAGCCAATACTTTTAGATTTTTACGCGGAGTGGTGTGGGCCTTGTCAGACACTATTACCAACAATAGATAAGCTATCTAAAGAATACGAAGGAAAAGTTGAAGTACAAAAAGTAAATATTGATAAAAACAGTGAATTGGCGGCTCAGTTTGGTGTTAGAAGTATTCCTGCATTATTCTTTTTAAAAAACTCGAAAATAGTAGATAGAACTAATGGTTTGCAACTTGAATCTGTATTGAGAGAAAAATTGGACGCCTTACTAGATTAA
- a CDS encoding AraC family transcriptional regulator — protein MTRDVININDFIILVEEAKAEKATVDSCFFDEPIIAVAFYGSGNVDLSVKYGDKQKEFSYTKGLALSFYAEDNVEFIHTVTASKQLECLVIATSISAIEALPNDEGELFSEMLNQLVNPSDHYVEGPAFYMTPEMQTIVDSIFNIQYEGKTKMMFFRSQITALLSHFFGQLAIMKTEKIKTSEREKLIKAKTILSENLDNPPSLTELSKEIGLNTFKLKKDFKELFGVPVFKYLQNERLTTAHKLMRNQEATVQEAAWHVGYDSLSSFSNAFAKKFGYRPSQIK, from the coding sequence ATGACTAGAGACGTTATTAATATAAATGATTTTATAATTTTAGTCGAGGAAGCCAAAGCAGAAAAAGCAACTGTTGATTCTTGTTTTTTTGACGAGCCTATTATAGCAGTAGCATTTTATGGTTCTGGTAATGTAGATTTATCTGTAAAATATGGTGATAAGCAGAAAGAATTTAGTTATACAAAAGGACTAGCACTTTCATTTTATGCCGAAGATAACGTGGAGTTTATACATACGGTTACAGCATCAAAACAGTTGGAATGTTTGGTAATTGCAACATCTATTAGTGCTATTGAAGCACTGCCTAATGATGAAGGTGAGTTGTTTAGCGAAATGCTTAATCAATTAGTAAACCCTTCTGACCATTATGTAGAAGGACCAGCATTTTATATGACTCCTGAAATGCAAACGATTGTCGATTCTATATTCAATATTCAATATGAAGGAAAAACTAAAATGATGTTTTTTAGGAGTCAAATTACAGCGTTACTCTCTCATTTTTTTGGTCAACTTGCAATAATGAAAACTGAAAAAATTAAAACTTCAGAACGTGAAAAACTAATTAAAGCAAAAACAATTCTTTCGGAAAACTTAGATAATCCTCCTTCTTTAACGGAGCTTTCAAAGGAAATTGGATTGAACACCTTCAAACTAAAAAAAGACTTTAAGGAGCTATTTGGTGTACCAGTTTTTAAATACCTTCAAAACGAACGTCTCACGACGGCACATAAATTGATGCGAAATCAGGAAGCAACTGTTCAAGAGGCTGCATGGCATGTTGGCTATGATAGTTTAAGTTCGTTCTCCAATGCTTTTGCTAAAAAATTTGGATACAGACCAAGCCAAATCAAGTAA
- a CDS encoding DUF5367 family protein, whose protein sequence is MKTKRAILIGIAIWIIAILFYSTSYYVPILEDPDLQANVVLFVVVMPLVWLGCTYYYKSDSKTHGFIVGQTMLLTAVALDALITVPVFVIPNGGNHYSFFTSLGFWIIAFEFLIVATLYWYIREYPHKIQLK, encoded by the coding sequence ATGAAAACTAAACGAGCCATTTTAATAGGTATAGCCATATGGATTATTGCTATACTTTTTTATTCGACTTCTTATTATGTTCCCATTTTGGAAGATCCTGATTTACAGGCAAATGTTGTATTGTTTGTTGTGGTTATGCCATTAGTGTGGTTAGGTTGTACATATTATTACAAAAGTGATAGCAAAACTCATGGGTTTATAGTCGGTCAGACAATGTTGTTAACTGCTGTTGCTTTGGATGCATTAATAACTGTTCCAGTATTTGTCATTCCCAATGGAGGGAATCACTATAGTTTTTTTACATCTTTAGGATTCTGGATTATAGCTTTTGAATTTTTAATAGTAGCCACATTATACTGGTATATCCGTGAATATCCTCATAAAATTCAATTAAAATAA
- a CDS encoding DUF1772 domain-containing protein, which translates to MDLTIENIGIIALIVLTGLSAGLCFTWSNSITLGIGRLNDFGYLASFQQMNRTILNPIFFIVFFGPLFLGLINIYVFSNTSNPIIGLLILAIGIYLFGVLMVTIFGNVPLNEILGKTDLSLASSKDLKSLRDKFEVKWNRLHLIRTLSSIISFIMLIISLIQITKNNI; encoded by the coding sequence ATGGATTTAACTATTGAAAATATAGGGATTATTGCACTTATAGTATTAACTGGGCTATCTGCAGGATTGTGTTTCACTTGGTCTAATAGTATTACACTTGGAATTGGAAGGTTAAATGACTTTGGGTATTTAGCATCTTTTCAACAAATGAATAGAACAATATTAAATCCAATATTTTTCATTGTTTTCTTTGGGCCTTTATTTCTAGGACTAATCAACATATATGTCTTTAGTAATACATCAAACCCAATAATTGGATTATTAATCTTAGCAATAGGAATTTACCTTTTTGGAGTTTTAATGGTAACCATTTTTGGGAATGTTCCATTAAATGAAATATTGGGCAAAACAGATTTAAGTTTAGCAAGTAGTAAAGATTTAAAAAGCTTAAGAGACAAGTTTGAAGTTAAATGGAATCGTCTTCATTTAATTAGAACATTATCATCAATCATTTCTTTTATAATGTTGATAATTAGTCTTATACAAATCACAAAAAATAATATTTAA
- a CDS encoding NAD(P)H-binding protein, with the protein MENKSSILVIGGTGKTGRKVAGKLMEAGHNVRIGSRFVDPIFDWNDSKTWARTLRGMDKVYITFQPDLAIPGALEAIEELTKVAKKSKVKKLVLLSGKGEREAELCEQVIIHSGIDYTIVRASWFNQNFSESFFLEPILEGFVALPQAEAKVPYVDTDDIADVVVEALLHEEHNDKIYQLTGQRQLTFKEVIQEIAEASGRDIAFTPIALPAYTSVMKQQGVANDFIWLIEYLFSEVLGNPNNSEVTNDIEKVLGRKPKDFSEYVKENAQLGVWNPSK; encoded by the coding sequence ATGGAAAATAAAAGTAGCATTTTAGTAATCGGAGGCACAGGAAAAACTGGCCGAAAAGTAGCAGGTAAACTTATGGAAGCGGGACACAACGTTAGAATTGGTTCTAGATTTGTTGACCCTATTTTTGATTGGAATGATTCTAAAACATGGGCTCGAACACTTCGAGGAATGGATAAAGTATATATAACTTTTCAACCGGATTTAGCTATCCCAGGAGCATTGGAAGCTATTGAAGAACTCACTAAAGTTGCAAAGAAAAGTAAAGTAAAGAAATTGGTACTTCTATCTGGAAAGGGTGAAAGAGAGGCAGAACTGTGTGAACAAGTAATTATTCATTCAGGAATAGATTATACCATTGTTCGTGCAAGCTGGTTCAACCAAAATTTCAGCGAGAGTTTTTTTTTAGAACCAATTTTAGAAGGCTTTGTTGCTTTACCACAAGCAGAAGCTAAAGTACCTTATGTAGATACTGATGATATTGCTGATGTAGTCGTTGAAGCATTACTGCATGAAGAACATAACGATAAAATTTATCAGCTCACAGGACAAAGACAATTAACTTTTAAAGAAGTGATACAAGAAATAGCAGAAGCATCAGGAAGAGATATTGCATTTACACCTATTGCATTGCCTGCATATACGAGTGTAATGAAGCAACAAGGTGTTGCTAATGATTTTATTTGGTTAATTGAATATTTATTCTCTGAGGTTTTAGGGAACCCTAACAATTCTGAAGTGACAAATGACATTGAAAAAGTTTTAGGAAGAAAACCGAAAGATTTCTCAGAGTATGTAAAAGAAAATGCTCAATTAGGTGTTTGGAACCCAAGTAAATAA